In the genome of Nitrosopumilus sp., one region contains:
- a CDS encoding nicotinamide-nucleotide adenylyltransferase, whose product MNGLLIGRFQPFHLGHLEALRFALSKVDKLWVGLGSSNKPIEKNNPFTAEQRKEMILSSIDDSMKDKISIYFIPDLDNHMKWIEKIDTIVPKFDIIFSNDDLTKHLYSKRNVQVVSIPFLNRGSLSGTNIRDLIISDQKWEDLVPNGTRNFLKNTNAKDHLKNL is encoded by the coding sequence ATGAATGGTTTGTTAATAGGTAGATTCCAACCTTTTCATCTCGGTCATCTTGAAGCTTTACGATTCGCATTATCCAAAGTTGATAAATTATGGGTAGGTTTGGGAAGTTCAAATAAACCAATTGAAAAAAACAATCCGTTTACTGCAGAACAACGAAAGGAAATGATCCTTTCATCTATTGATGATTCAATGAAAGACAAAATTTCTATTTACTTTATACCTGATTTAGATAATCATATGAAATGGATTGAAAAAATAGATACTATTGTCCCAAAATTTGATATAATTTTTTCAAATGATGATTTGACAAAACATCTGTATTCTAAAAGAAATGTCCAAGTTGTATCTATTCCATTTCTAAATAGGGGATCATTGTCAGGAACAAATATCCGAGATCTCATAATTAGCGATCAGAAATGGGAAGATCTTGTTCCTAATGGGACTAGAAATTTTTTGAAAAACACTAATGCTAAAGATCATTTGAAAAATCTCTAA
- a CDS encoding alanine--glyoxylate aminotransferase family protein has product MEYLSMLPGPTNVPNRVMRAMLAPIINHRSDDFVELYTDVVAKTQQVFETQNDIVALSASGTGAVEAGVVNVVKKGDKVIIPVNGEFSNRLSQLIEGQGANVVKLETPPGQNATFDQVKEAFDNNKDVKAFYVVHNETSTGTMVNYLDKVSDLTSRNDAFYVVDSVSLLGGAQLPVDKWNIDVCMTGAQKAIAAPPGISPISVSAKAKKYMIENPPPTMYFNLARYFKYYDEEKHTPFTPALPLLYAYREALSVMLEEGLQNVFNRHKVCSDALYSGLSAMGLSPFAKEEDRSISIVALNYLDGLEDKTFRSTLANKFKVLVAGGFGNLKGKVFRVGCMGEVSPYHVMRTISAISSTLAMMGYDIDAQAGLKTAEEKLKTL; this is encoded by the coding sequence ATGGAATATCTTTCAATGCTTCCAGGTCCAACGAATGTACCTAACAGAGTAATGAGAGCAATGCTTGCACCAATTATTAATCACAGAAGTGATGATTTTGTTGAATTATACACTGATGTTGTCGCAAAAACTCAACAAGTATTTGAAACACAAAATGACATTGTAGCATTATCTGCATCTGGAACTGGTGCTGTGGAAGCTGGTGTTGTTAATGTAGTTAAAAAAGGTGACAAAGTCATCATTCCTGTAAATGGAGAGTTTAGTAATAGATTATCACAATTAATTGAAGGTCAAGGAGCTAATGTTGTAAAACTTGAAACTCCACCCGGCCAAAATGCAACTTTTGATCAGGTTAAAGAAGCATTTGATAACAATAAGGATGTTAAAGCATTCTATGTTGTTCACAATGAAACTTCAACTGGAACAATGGTAAATTATCTTGACAAAGTATCTGATTTGACATCAAGAAATGATGCATTCTATGTTGTAGATTCAGTTTCACTTCTTGGAGGCGCTCAGTTACCTGTTGATAAATGGAATATTGATGTTTGTATGACTGGTGCACAAAAAGCAATCGCTGCTCCACCAGGAATTTCCCCAATTTCAGTTAGTGCAAAAGCCAAAAAATACATGATTGAGAATCCACCACCTACAATGTATTTCAATTTGGCACGTTATTTCAAATATTATGATGAGGAAAAACATACTCCTTTCACTCCTGCATTACCGTTACTTTATGCATATAGAGAAGCACTATCAGTAATGTTGGAAGAAGGATTACAAAATGTCTTTAATCGTCACAAGGTATGTTCAGATGCATTATACTCTGGACTAAGTGCAATGGGACTTTCTCCATTTGCTAAAGAAGAAGATCGTTCAATCTCTATTGTTGCATTAAATTATTTGGATGGACTGGAAGACAAAACTTTCAGAAGTACATTAGCTAATAAATTCAAAGTCTTAGTTGCTGGAGGATTTGGTAATCTTAAAGGCAAAGTGTTCAGAGTTGGATGTATGGGAGAAGTTAGTCCATACCATGTAATGAGAACTATTTCTGCAATTTCATCTACACTGGCAATGATGGGATATGATATTGATGCTCAAGCAGGACTCAAAACTGCAGAAGAAAAACTAAAAACTCTCTAA
- the bluB gene encoding 5,6-dimethylbenzimidazole synthase — MTENFTDEEKRGFYKAIYSRRDVRSHFTSRPIEDDILSKILHAAHHAPSVGFSQPWNFILIKDINTKKKIKESFEEEKNRSSQLIEEPKKSKYLSFKLEGILESPVNLCVTYDPTKFGPFVIGRSSIPEAGLYSVCCAIQNLWLSARTEGIGLGWVSILSNETLKETLDLPEHVVPVAYLCLGYVDDFAEKPDLETKGWLPRLELKDVIYFEKWNNKENKNWEKIQKLIKDNLDYA, encoded by the coding sequence ATGACAGAAAATTTTACTGATGAAGAAAAAAGAGGGTTCTATAAGGCAATATATTCAAGAAGAGATGTACGTTCTCATTTTACTTCAAGGCCCATAGAAGATGATATTTTATCAAAAATTCTTCATGCTGCACATCATGCACCATCTGTAGGATTTTCTCAACCATGGAATTTTATTTTAATAAAAGATATCAATACAAAAAAGAAAATTAAAGAAAGTTTCGAGGAAGAAAAAAATCGTTCATCACAATTAATTGAAGAGCCAAAGAAATCAAAATATCTTTCATTCAAACTTGAAGGAATTCTAGAATCGCCAGTAAATCTTTGTGTAACATATGATCCTACAAAATTTGGTCCATTTGTAATTGGAAGATCTAGTATTCCTGAAGCAGGGCTTTACAGTGTTTGTTGTGCAATCCAAAACTTATGGTTATCTGCACGAACTGAAGGAATAGGTTTAGGATGGGTAAGTATTCTGTCTAATGAAACATTAAAAGAAACTTTAGATTTGCCTGAACATGTCGTTCCTGTTGCATATCTATGCTTAGGGTATGTAGATGATTTTGCAGAAAAACCAGATCTTGAAACTAAAGGCTGGTTGCCAAGACTTGAATTGAAAGATGTAATTTATTTTGAAAAATGGAATAATAAAGAAAATAAAAATTGGGAAAAAATTCAAAAACTAATCAAAGATAATCTTGATTACGCTTAA
- the sepF gene encoding cell division protein SepF — MQKQENPTYLKAITIRDISDVHSIKEDIKKDMILILRVTPLAQKDVEQLRKVVEELYSIAKAEDAEIARLGEERIIVAPASIKIWKPEYDLK; from the coding sequence ATGCAAAAACAAGAAAATCCCACATATTTGAAAGCTATAACCATTAGAGACATCAGTGATGTTCATTCTATCAAAGAAGATATCAAAAAAGATATGATTTTGATTCTTAGAGTTACACCACTAGCACAAAAAGATGTAGAACAACTACGCAAAGTGGTTGAAGAGTTGTATTCTATTGCAAAGGCAGAAGATGCAGAAATTGCAAGACTGGGTGAAGAAAGAATTATTGTTGCTCCTGCTAGTATAAAGATCTGGAAACCAGAATACGATTTAAAATAA
- a CDS encoding NADPH-dependent FMN reductase — protein sequence MKVVIISGSPRKNANTQILMKYVFEYTKTKNQETKLINLSNNEIEYYRGPDIDYDETTKTAANDIMEADVWLIGSPIYNSFFSSALKNLFEYVNYKKTPGKVAGITILGAGNISFVNVQTLITQLMSYFRVITNPKAVFLTTESISENSIIDENAKNRLKEMVDETLELASKVQQN from the coding sequence ATGAAAGTTGTTATAATTTCTGGAAGTCCAAGAAAAAATGCAAATACACAAATTTTGATGAAATATGTTTTTGAATATACAAAAACAAAAAATCAAGAAACAAAATTGATCAATCTTTCTAATAATGAAATAGAGTACTATAGAGGTCCAGATATAGACTATGATGAAACAACGAAAACTGCTGCCAATGATATCATGGAAGCAGATGTATGGTTAATTGGTTCACCAATTTACAATTCATTTTTTAGTTCAGCACTAAAAAATCTGTTTGAATATGTAAATTATAAAAAAACGCCGGGTAAAGTTGCAGGAATAACAATTTTGGGAGCAGGAAATATTAGCTTTGTAAATGTACAAACCCTAATCACACAATTAATGTCATATTTCAGGGTTATTACAAATCCAAAAGCTGTATTTTTAACCACAGAATCGATATCAGAGAATTCCATAATAGATGAGAATGCCAAAAATAGACTAAAAGAAATGGTTGATGAAACTTTAGAACTTGCTTCTAAAGTACAACAAAATTAG
- a CDS encoding CopD family protein: MSAIEQAIITWIHLVAAAIWVGGSLFIGIVFSPLLKTMTNSIEERMQIMIRVGRRFNKIAVPSLIILMVTGLYTSHVLLSKPDLLVSTSYGTYLIIKIILVIALIITYAIHVRVIRKDIEEKIMSNQMPEHEIQKLRKKIIILGEITVVLSVSILFFASLLDAGV, from the coding sequence ATGAGTGCAATCGAACAAGCTATTATTACTTGGATTCATCTTGTTGCTGCAGCAATTTGGGTTGGTGGTTCTTTGTTCATTGGAATTGTTTTTTCTCCACTTTTGAAAACCATGACAAATTCTATAGAAGAACGAATGCAAATAATGATTCGTGTTGGTAGACGCTTTAACAAAATTGCTGTTCCTTCATTGATTATTTTAATGGTAACAGGTTTGTATACTTCACATGTATTACTTAGTAAACCAGATCTTTTAGTATCTACAAGCTATGGAACATATCTAATTATAAAAATAATTCTGGTAATTGCATTAATTATTACATATGCAATTCATGTCAGAGTAATTCGTAAAGATATTGAAGAAAAAATTATGTCTAATCAAATGCCAGAACATGAAATACAAAAACTAAGAAAAAAAATTATCATTCTTGGAGAAATTACAGTAGTTTTATCAGTATCTATTCTATTTTTTGCATCCTTACTTGATGCTGGTGTTTGA
- the rtcA gene encoding RNA 3'-terminal phosphate cyclase, which yields MEFLKINGAYGEGGGQIIRSAITLSCITKKPIHLENIRKNRKIPGLRPQHLTAISILQKITNAKVIGAEIGSTELKFTPDEIKDLDLVEDVGTAGSIPLILQVIIPVMAISQNHLNLEIKGGTDVLWSPSIDYTQHVLKEAYSRMGINFSLELCKRGYYPKGGGKIKLQTTKSEIKSIAFSKRKTKKVELICSFSKLPNKEIQKKINEIKIKLSNKNFIVNVKVESEEAIDSGATLLIFSVDENSIIGIDGLYNKKTQEFDLDIDRFVQSYSIDDNLADMLVVPASLGTGKTIFQVKEITKHLETNLFVTSKITGCKYGIGKTNYGFDIIIEGISNTSIK from the coding sequence GTGGAATTTCTAAAAATCAATGGTGCTTATGGAGAAGGAGGAGGACAAATTATTCGCTCAGCTATTACACTTTCATGCATTACAAAAAAACCAATTCATTTAGAAAACATTAGAAAAAATAGAAAAATTCCAGGTTTACGTCCACAACATCTTACTGCAATTTCAATTCTTCAAAAAATTACAAATGCAAAAGTAATTGGTGCAGAAATAGGTTCAACAGAATTAAAATTTACTCCAGATGAGATCAAAGATTTAGATTTAGTTGAAGATGTTGGAACTGCAGGAAGTATTCCATTAATTTTACAAGTTATAATTCCTGTAATGGCTATTTCTCAAAATCATCTTAATTTAGAAATTAAAGGAGGCACTGATGTACTTTGGAGTCCATCTATTGATTATACTCAACATGTACTAAAAGAAGCATATTCCAGAATGGGAATTAACTTTTCACTAGAACTATGTAAACGAGGTTATTATCCTAAAGGAGGAGGGAAAATAAAATTACAAACAACAAAATCAGAAATTAAATCAATAGCATTTTCTAAAAGAAAAACAAAAAAAGTAGAATTAATTTGTTCATTTTCAAAATTACCAAATAAAGAAATTCAGAAAAAAATTAATGAAATAAAAATAAAACTTTCAAATAAAAATTTCATAGTCAATGTAAAAGTAGAATCAGAAGAAGCAATTGATTCAGGAGCAACATTATTGATTTTTAGTGTGGATGAAAATTCAATAATAGGAATTGATGGACTTTATAATAAAAAAACACAAGAATTTGATCTAGATATAGATAGATTTGTTCAAAGTTATTCAATTGATGATAATTTAGCAGACATGCTTGTAGTTCCAGCAAGTTTGGGTACAGGAAAAACAATTTTTCAGGTAAAAGAAATTACAAAACATTTAGAGACAAATTTGTTTGTAACATCAAAAATTACTGGTTGCAAATATGGAATTGGAAAAACTAATTATGGATTTGATATCATAATTGAAGGAATCTCAAACACCAGCATCAAGTAA
- a CDS encoding peptidylprolyl isomerase, with product MTTVNIETNLGKISFNLLPELAPETVRNFEKLAKDGFYDGTLFHRVIPGFMIQGGDPNTKTDNKGSWGMGGPGYNIKAEFNSRSHLRGIVSMARSQDPDSAGSQFFIVTSDSPFLDRQYTVFGEVSEGMDVADKIVNLDRDGNDCPLEKAQMTRVTVE from the coding sequence TTGACTACAGTAAATATTGAAACTAATCTAGGGAAAATTTCATTTAATCTCCTACCTGAATTAGCTCCAGAAACTGTAAGAAATTTTGAAAAACTAGCAAAAGATGGATTTTATGATGGAACTCTTTTTCACAGAGTGATTCCAGGATTTATGATTCAGGGCGGCGATCCAAATACAAAAACTGACAATAAAGGTTCATGGGGAATGGGAGGACCGGGTTATAACATAAAGGCTGAATTTAACTCCAGATCTCATTTACGAGGCATAGTTTCTATGGCTAGATCACAAGATCCTGACAGTGCAGGTTCACAATTTTTCATTGTTACCTCTGATAGTCCATTTTTAGATAGACAGTATACTGTATTTGGCGAAGTTTCTGAAGGAATGGATGTTGCAGATAAAATTGTAAATCTTGATAGAGATGGTAATGATTGTCCATTAGAAAAAGCACAAATGACTCGTGTTACTGTGGAA
- the psmB gene encoding archaeal proteasome endopeptidase complex subunit beta: MYFLSNNVEEKILHGTTTVGIKAKDGVVLCADMRASAGYFIANNNTMKIQQIDLHAGLTLAGGVADAQNIVDILRYHSNLHRVEKQDGISIHSLARLCSLIFHQNRGYPFMADILLGGYDSSGPSLFNVDMFGSVEEKSYVTTGSGSPVAYGLLEEEYREDLTVEEAKQIALRAVKAAIVRNIGTGDGINIAIMDKDGFRLLTDEQKKAVIEL, from the coding sequence GTGTATTTTTTGTCGAATAATGTTGAAGAAAAAATTTTGCATGGGACTACCACTGTAGGTATTAAGGCTAAAGATGGTGTCGTATTATGTGCTGATATGAGAGCCAGTGCAGGTTATTTTATTGCAAATAACAATACTATGAAAATTCAACAAATCGATTTACATGCAGGATTAACATTGGCAGGTGGTGTTGCTGATGCACAAAATATTGTAGATATTTTACGCTATCATTCTAATCTTCATAGAGTTGAAAAACAAGATGGAATTTCAATTCATTCTCTTGCAAGATTATGTTCATTGATATTTCACCAAAATAGAGGATATCCCTTCATGGCTGACATATTGCTTGGTGGATACGATTCTAGTGGTCCTTCATTGTTTAATGTAGATATGTTTGGTTCAGTTGAAGAAAAATCATATGTTACAACTGGTAGCGGTTCTCCAGTAGCTTATGGTTTACTAGAAGAAGAATATAGGGAAGACCTTACAGTTGAAGAGGCAAAACAAATAGCTCTCAGAGCTGTTAAAGCCGCAATAGTTAGAAACATTGGTACAGGCGATGGAATTAACATCGCAATTATGGACAAAGACGGTTTCCGTCTATTAACCGATGAACAAAAGAAAGCCGTCATCGAACTTTAG
- a CDS encoding peptidylprolyl isomerase yields the protein MTFAKGSLILVDYTAKVKDTEEIFDTTIEEDAKKHSIHEQNVKYQPKLVSIGEVSYPVLKGLDEALAKTSVGDKLTVEVTPDKGFGERDSGKVRMIPIRKLGEDAEKVSVGDTIEVDNKRGIIRFIGSGRVQVDYNHRYAGKTILFDVNVIKSLDSPSDKVDGILKNRLPVEDSKISFDLKDKEVNITIPEEILRADGLQIMKHFIQLDIFKFVPALEKVSFVETHINKQSQEKKPETKEKTPEQKTA from the coding sequence TTGACATTTGCTAAAGGATCATTAATTCTAGTTGATTATACTGCAAAAGTAAAAGATACTGAAGAAATTTTTGATACCACAATTGAAGAAGATGCAAAAAAACATTCTATCCATGAACAAAATGTCAAATATCAACCAAAACTAGTTTCTATTGGCGAAGTTTCTTATCCTGTTCTAAAAGGACTTGATGAAGCTCTTGCAAAAACATCTGTTGGTGATAAACTTACAGTAGAAGTAACACCTGACAAAGGTTTTGGTGAAAGAGATTCTGGTAAAGTAAGAATGATTCCTATAAGAAAATTAGGTGAAGATGCTGAAAAAGTATCAGTAGGAGACACAATTGAAGTTGACAATAAAAGAGGAATAATTCGTTTTATAGGTTCTGGTAGAGTTCAAGTGGATTACAACCACAGATACGCTGGAAAAACAATCCTATTTGATGTTAATGTAATTAAATCGTTAGATTCTCCAAGTGATAAAGTAGATGGAATTCTAAAAAATAGATTACCTGTTGAGGATTCAAAAATTTCATTTGATTTGAAGGATAAGGAAGTAAATATTACAATTCCTGAAGAAATTTTGCGAGCAGATGGATTACAAATAATGAAACACTTTATCCAACTTGATATATTCAAATTTGTTCCTGCATTAGAAAAAGTTAGTTTTGTTGAAACACATATCAACAAACAATCTCAAGAAAAGAAACCTGAAACAAAAGAAAAAACTCCTGAACAAAAAACTGCTTAA
- a CDS encoding tRNA (5-methylaminomethyl-2-thiouridylate)-methyltransferase, with protein sequence MTEEKEKKKVVALLSGGLDSQLAVRMMQEQGFDVSAVAIKTPFCDFDCGRGCGFEIRERADDLNVNLKTVYLGDEYIEMLKNPKHGIGAGFNPCVDCRTMMFDAAKKHMEEIGAEFIISGEVLGQRPMSQHAPSLHIIENESDLKGKIVRPLSAGLLPPSDAEKEGLIKRENLGMIRGRQRKIQMKMAKEYGIENPPNAGGGCLLTEPQFGIKAKDLFDHVETPTINEIDLLKIGRHFRLDEKTKFVVGRNKDENEMIKALALPGDILLEARDYVGPVSILRGDNAKYHIEFASSVTLRYSDAPKTESSIVSVKNGDSTQEVSTKCAEEQSYIKFRM encoded by the coding sequence GTGACTGAAGAGAAAGAAAAAAAGAAAGTTGTTGCTTTGTTATCAGGAGGGTTAGATAGTCAGCTTGCAGTAAGAATGATGCAAGAACAAGGTTTTGATGTTTCTGCTGTTGCAATTAAAACTCCATTTTGTGATTTTGATTGTGGTAGAGGATGTGGTTTTGAAATTAGAGAAAGAGCAGATGATCTTAATGTGAATTTAAAGACAGTTTATCTTGGTGATGAATACATTGAGATGTTGAAAAATCCTAAACACGGAATTGGTGCTGGATTTAATCCGTGTGTTGATTGTAGAACTATGATGTTTGATGCTGCAAAAAAACACATGGAAGAAATTGGTGCAGAATTTATTATTTCAGGAGAAGTATTAGGTCAACGTCCTATGAGTCAACATGCACCATCATTACATATCATTGAAAATGAATCAGACTTGAAAGGAAAAATTGTTAGACCATTATCTGCTGGATTGTTACCACCATCAGATGCGGAAAAAGAGGGTTTGATCAAAAGAGAAAATCTTGGAATGATTAGAGGAAGACAAAGAAAAATTCAGATGAAAATGGCTAAAGAATACGGAATTGAAAATCCACCAAATGCAGGAGGAGGTTGTTTGTTAACTGAACCACAGTTTGGAATTAAAGCTAAAGATTTGTTTGATCATGTTGAAACTCCAACAATAAATGAAATTGATTTGCTAAAAATTGGTAGACATTTTAGATTAGATGAAAAAACTAAATTTGTAGTTGGAAGAAACAAAGATGAAAATGAAATGATCAAAGCTTTAGCATTACCAGGAGATATTTTACTTGAAGCTAGAGATTATGTAGGTCCAGTCTCAATTTTACGTGGTGATAATGCAAAATATCATATAGAATTTGCATCATCAGTTACTCTAAGATATTCAGATGCACCAAAAACTGAAAGCAGTATTGTTTCTGTTAAAAATGGTGATTCAACACAAGAAGTTAGTACAAAATGTGCAGAAGAACAGTCCTACATTAAATTTAGAATGTAG
- a CDS encoding sn-glycerol-1-phosphate dehydrogenase — MTKNQDRMQSHTMELPRQIVVGEKNINEFAGFLQSLTKPKKVSLISGIHVKKILKEKIEKSLKNKKIKFAWHTSKDNQFINLKKIQVDVKKDHSDIIAGIGGGRSVDAAKMVAFNLEIPFVSVPTAASHDGIASPFVSIKSDKPHSIVATAPLGVFVDIDIIKKAPSRLLASGCGDLVANISAVKDWKLGRDKTGEYYGRYSANLAIMSAEIVMEKSSQYAKKGLDARVIVEALISAGVASCIAGSSRPCSGAEHLFSHALDKIAPGKGLHGEKCGLGAIMITKLQGQNWKEIVKTLKNVGAPTSAKQIGLNEDQVIDALMIAQDLRPERYTILKEIEMTERRAKNLAKSTNVI, encoded by the coding sequence ATGACAAAAAATCAGGATCGCATGCAATCACACACAATGGAATTACCAAGACAAATTGTTGTAGGTGAAAAAAATATCAATGAATTTGCAGGATTTCTTCAAAGTTTGACTAAACCTAAGAAAGTATCATTAATTTCAGGAATTCATGTTAAGAAAATTCTCAAAGAGAAAATTGAAAAATCATTGAAAAATAAAAAAATTAAATTTGCTTGGCATACATCAAAAGATAATCAGTTTATCAATCTTAAAAAAATTCAAGTTGATGTAAAAAAAGATCATAGCGATATAATTGCAGGGATAGGAGGCGGTCGTTCTGTGGATGCAGCAAAGATGGTTGCTTTTAATTTAGAAATTCCATTTGTTAGTGTGCCTACAGCAGCATCACATGATGGAATAGCTAGTCCATTTGTTTCAATAAAAAGCGATAAACCACATTCAATTGTTGCTACTGCACCTCTTGGTGTTTTTGTAGATATAGATATCATAAAAAAAGCACCATCAAGATTACTTGCAAGTGGATGTGGGGATTTAGTGGCAAATATCAGTGCAGTTAAAGATTGGAAATTAGGTCGAGATAAAACTGGGGAATATTATGGAAGATATTCAGCGAATTTAGCAATAATGAGTGCAGAAATAGTAATGGAAAAATCTAGTCAATATGCTAAGAAAGGTCTAGATGCTAGAGTAATAGTTGAAGCTCTAATTAGTGCAGGAGTTGCATCATGTATTGCTGGAAGTAGTAGACCATGTTCTGGTGCTGAACATCTTTTTTCACATGCACTAGATAAGATTGCTCCAGGTAAAGGACTCCATGGTGAAAAATGTGGTTTAGGTGCAATAATGATTACAAAACTGCAAGGACAAAATTGGAAAGAGATTGTAAAAACATTGAAAAATGTCGGAGCTCCAACTAGCGCAAAACAAATTGGTTTGAACGAAGATCAAGTGATTGATGCATTAATGATTGCACAAGATTTGAGACCAGAAAGATATACAATTCTGAAAGAAATTGAGATGACAGAAAGAAGAGCTAAAAATCTTGCTAAAAGCACTAATGTAATTTAA
- a CDS encoding beta-CASP ribonuclease aCPSF1 — protein MQRKYQEKELPPSSQNIMATILQSIPKEASVTKIEYEGPRIALYTNSPRYLMEHNDTISNLVNIIKKRIVVRTDESIRKPEEEARKILAECVPKEANLQGTIFDTATGEVSVEAKRPWLLQRDAKEFNHAEVTEKIGWRLRVRKATTIPSRTIQTINATLKQASSERSKQLKQVGDEIFRPRLSQRTEVSLYTLGGFGQVGRSSLLLATPESKILIDCGINPGARSPMDAFPRLDSLNITLDELDAVVIGHAHLDHTGFLPTLCKYGYKGPIYCTEPTLPMMNLIQLDAIKVASAQGRTPIYSERDVKQIMRQTITLPYGTVTDISPDIKLVLANAGHILGSALCHFHIGNGDHNFVYSGDIKFGKSILFEAASWNFPRVETLLIESTYGLKEDIQPTRQEVESSFINAVNNTLADGGKVLIPIPAVGRAQEIMMVIDHYMKSGEMIEAPVFTEGMISEASAIHESYPEYLARELKQKILETDDNPFDSEYFTNIEHADAREEPMRDDSPCIILATSGMLEGGPVLEYFKNIAPDKKNKVLFVSYQVNGTLGRRVLDGSKQATMLGKEGKVEVVSINCGVEKLDGFSGHSDYNQLMSFVQRLRPKLRRVLVNHGERKKSENLAMNIRRMYKVPAHYPQVQEAIKLF, from the coding sequence ATGCAAAGAAAATATCAAGAAAAAGAATTACCTCCTAGTAGCCAGAATATAATGGCAACCATACTGCAAAGTATACCAAAAGAAGCAAGTGTAACAAAAATTGAGTATGAAGGACCAAGAATTGCTCTTTATACAAATTCTCCACGTTATTTGATGGAACACAATGATACTATTTCTAATCTTGTCAACATTATCAAAAAAAGAATAGTTGTTAGAACTGATGAATCAATAAGAAAACCTGAAGAAGAAGCTAGAAAAATTTTAGCAGAATGTGTTCCAAAAGAAGCAAATCTTCAAGGAACTATCTTTGATACTGCAACTGGTGAAGTATCTGTTGAAGCAAAAAGGCCTTGGTTATTACAAAGAGATGCAAAAGAGTTCAATCATGCTGAAGTTACTGAAAAAATTGGATGGAGATTACGCGTAAGAAAAGCTACCACAATACCATCACGTACTATTCAAACAATTAATGCTACCCTGAAACAAGCATCTTCTGAACGAAGTAAACAACTCAAACAAGTTGGTGATGAAATTTTCAGACCTAGACTATCTCAAAGAACAGAAGTATCCCTTTACACATTAGGGGGATTTGGTCAGGTAGGACGTTCTTCATTATTATTGGCTACTCCTGAAAGTAAAATCCTAATTGATTGCGGAATAAATCCTGGTGCTCGTTCTCCCATGGATGCATTTCCAAGATTAGATTCACTGAATATTACTTTAGATGAACTTGATGCAGTTGTAATTGGACATGCACACTTAGATCATACCGGATTCTTACCTACATTATGTAAATATGGATACAAAGGTCCAATCTATTGTACCGAACCAACACTTCCAATGATGAATTTAATCCAATTAGATGCCATCAAAGTTGCATCTGCTCAAGGTAGAACACCAATCTATTCTGAAAGAGATGTTAAACAAATCATGAGACAAACAATCACTTTGCCATATGGAACAGTAACTGATATTTCTCCAGACATAAAACTTGTACTTGCAAATGCAGGCCACATCCTTGGTTCTGCATTATGTCATTTTCATATTGGAAATGGTGATCATAACTTTGTTTATTCTGGTGATATTAAATTTGGAAAAAGTATTTTGTTTGAAGCTGCTAGTTGGAATTTCCCAAGAGTAGAAACATTATTGATAGAAAGTACATATGGTCTTAAAGAAGATATCCAACCAACTCGACAAGAAGTTGAATCTTCTTTCATTAATGCGGTAAACAACACATTAGCAGATGGAGGAAAAGTTTTGATTCCAATACCTGCAGTTGGTCGTGCACAAGAAATTATGATGGTAATTGATCATTACATGAAATCAGGAGAAATGATTGAAGCTCCTGTATTTACAGAAGGTATGATATCTGAAGCATCAGCAATACATGAATCATATCCTGAGTATCTTGCAAGAGAGTTAAAACAAAAGATTCTAGAGACTGATGATAACCCATTTGATTCTGAATACTTTACCAACATTGAACATGCGGATGCTAGAGAAGAACCTATGAGAGACGATTCACCATGTATTATCTTGGCTACATCTGGAATGTTGGAAGGTGGGCCTGTATTGGAATATTTTAAAAATATTGCACCTGATAAAAAGAACAAAGTATTGTTTGTTTCATATCAAGTCAATGGAACTTTAGGACGAAGAGTTCTAGATGGTTCAAAACAAGCTACTATGTTGGGCAAAGAAGGTAAAGTAGAAGTTGTTTCAATTAATTGTGGTGTTGAAAAACTAGATGGCTTCAGTGGACATAGTGATTATAATCAATTAATGTCATTTGTTCAAAGATTAAGACCAAAGCTTCGCCGTGTATTAGTTAATCACGGAGAACGAAAGAAATCAGAAAACCTTGCAATGAATATTAGACGAATGTATAAGGTACCTGCACATTATCCACAAGTTCAAGAAGCAATCAAATTATTTTAA